The Marinitoga sp. 38H-ov genomic sequence GATACTGGTGCAGGAGGAGTGTTTTTCAGCAATTGTGCTATGAAATGTGTATATTGTCAAAATTTTAATTTTTCTCAAAATGGTTTTGGGAATGAATTTTCAGTAGAAGAATTAGCAAACAAATTTATTTGGCTACAAAATGAAAAAAAAGTAAAAAACATAGATCTAGTTACAGCTACACCTTATTTGCCATTTATATTTGATGCATTGATATTAGCCATTGAAAAAGGTTTGAATATTCCATTATTATGGAATACGTCATCGTATGAAACTGTTGAAACATTAAAATTACTAGATGGAATAATTGATATTTATTTACCAGATATTAGATATACATCAGAATATGCTGCGAACAGATATTCAAAAACGCCAGATTATTGGGAATATGCAAATAAAGCTATAATTGAAATGTATAACCAAACAAAGGGAGAATATATTTTTGAAGATGATATATTAAAAAAAGGTATGATAGTAAGAGTTCTTGTTTTGCCTAATAATATTGATGAATCTAAAGATGCTTTAAGATTTATTGCCAAATTAGATAAAAATATTTTAATTAGTTTAATGGATCAATTTGTTCCAGTATATAGAACTAATGAATATCCTGAAATAAATAGATTTTTAAAGAAAAGTGAATATGATAAGGTAGTAGATTTGATGGTAAATTTAGATTTAGAAGGTTGGGTACAAGAACATAAATTATTAGAGGAGGATTAAGGTGAAAACAGAAGATTTGATTTTAAGAATTTTAGATGATATACAAGAAGCAGTTATCCTTATTAATTCTGAAGAACAGATAATATTTTTAAATAATTCAGCTTCAAAAATTCTTAATTTATCTAAAGAGAAAGCATTGTATAAAAAAGTAACAGATACTATATCAGATACAAGATTGCATATAGTTTTAAAAACTGGAATTCCAGAATTAGATAGAATTCAAAATCTAGGGAAAAAAATAATAGTTACTTCAAGATTTCCTATAAAAAATGAGAATGAT encodes the following:
- a CDS encoding radical SAM protein; this translates as MGYIPGYIKLYENGELHRRRDLLYEKLYSCDLCPKNCKVNRYENLGVCKVGDKIKISEFVLYKGEEPPLVGDTGAGGVFFSNCAMKCVYCQNFNFSQNGFGNEFSVEELANKFIWLQNEKKVKNIDLVTATPYLPFIFDALILAIEKGLNIPLLWNTSSYETVETLKLLDGIIDIYLPDIRYTSEYAANRYSKTPDYWEYANKAIIEMYNQTKGEYIFEDDILKKGMIVRVLVLPNNIDESKDALRFIAKLDKNILISLMDQFVPVYRTNEYPEINRFLKKSEYDKVVDLMVNLDLEGWVQEHKLLEED